One region of Erythrolamprus reginae isolate rEryReg1 chromosome 12, rEryReg1.hap1, whole genome shotgun sequence genomic DNA includes:
- the VPS11 gene encoding vacuolar protein sorting-associated protein 11 homolog, whose product MAAYLQWRRFAFFDREPLTDLAGTPVLLPAGIVVCDSGRGSLVFGDWEGQIWFLPRSLELSSFQAYKLRVSHLFQLKQHSILVSVGEEEEGLNPLVKVWNLEKRDGGTPQCTRIFPAIPGNKLTLVSCLTVHENLNFMAIGFVDGSVVLIKGDITRDRHSKTQVLQEGGHPVTGLVFRQSNKTTHLFVATTEKIQCYSLSVKDCPLLELDMRGCGLRCSTLSDPSQDLQFIVAGDECVYLYQPDERGPCFAFEGQKLIVHWYRGYLTIVSKDWKVSPKSEFTGGEPQNSDKQILNIYDLGNKFIAYSSVFDDVVDVLAEWGSLYVLTRDRKLHVLQEKDTQTKLEMLFKKNLFEMAINLAKSHHLDSDGLSEIFRQYGDHLYNKGNHDGAIQQYLRTIGKLEPSYVIRKFLDAQRIHNLTAYLQMLHLQSLANADHTTLLLNCYTKLKDICKLEEFIKTSESEVHFDVETAIKVLRQAGCYSHAVYLAEKHKHHEWYLKIQLEDIKNFQEALRYIGKLPFEQAESNMKRYGKILMRHIPNETTELLKILCTDYRPAKEQEGPGLLPERRANPDEFIPIFANNPWELKAFLEHMSEVQPGSKQGVYDTLLELRLQNWAHEQDPQAKEKLHQETILLLKSGKFQAVFDKALVLCQMHNFKAGILYLYEQHKLFQQIMHYHMQNGQHQKVVEVCERHGEQESSLWEQALGYFAHKEEEEDCKEHLAAVLGRIEAKHLMPPLLVVQTLAHNSTATLSVIKDYLVSKLQRQSGQIEQDEQKIQKYREETKRIRQDIEELKTSPKIFQKTKCSICTSALELPSVHFLCGHSFHQHCFESYSESGSECPTCLPENRKVMDMIRAQEQKQDLHDQFQHQLKYSSDSFSVVADYFGRGVFNKLTLITDLPPSKSVAALEAGLQRDLLVKTKRST is encoded by the exons ATGGCGGCCTACCTGCAGTGGCGGCGCTTCGCTTTCTTCGACAGGGAGCCGCTGACGGACTTGGCCGGGACGCCGGTGCTGCTCCCCGCGGGCATCGTGGTCTGCGACTCGGGCCGGGGCAGCCTGGTCTTCGGGG ATTGGGAAGGGCAGATCTGGTTCCTGCCGCGCTCGCTGGAGCTGAGCAGCTTCCAGGCCTACAAGCTGCGGGTGTCGCACCTCTTCCAGCTGAAGCAGCACAGCATCCTGGTGTCGGTgggcgaggaggaggaagggCTGAACCCGCTG GTCAAAGTCTGGAATTTAGAGAAACGTGATGGTGGGACACCTCAGTGCACCAGGATTTTCCCTGCAATACCAGGCAACAAACTCACACTGGTATCCTGTCTCACCGTCCATGAAAATCTCAACTTCATGGCTATTG GCTTTGTGGATGGGAGTGTGGTGCTTATCAAGGGGGACATTACAAGGGATCGGCATAGCAAAACCCAAGTCCTACAGGAAGGAGGCCACCCGGTTACTGGGCTTGTTTTTCGCCAGTCAAACAAAACAACTCACCTGTTTGTGGCCACCACTGAGAAAATTCAG TGTTACAGCCTCTCGGTGAAGGATTGTCCACTACTTGAACTGGACATGCGTGGCTGTGGACTGCGCTGCTCCACTCTCAGTGACCCCTCCCAGGACCTCCAGTTTATAGTGGCCGGAGATGAGTGTGTATATCTGTACCAGCCGGATGAGCGGGGGCCTTGCTTTGCCTTTGAGGGTCAGAAGCTGATTGTCCACTGGTATCGAGGCTATCTGACCATTGTGTCAAAGGACTGGAAAGTCTCTCCCAA GTCTGAGTTTACTGGGGGAGAGCCACAAAACTCTGACAAGCAGATCCTGAACATTTACGACCTGGGCAACAAGTTCATTGCTTACAGCTCTGTGTTTGACGATGTGGTGGATGTCCTGGCAGAGTGGGGGTCCCTGTACGTGTTGACCAGGGACAGGAAACTCCACGTGCTGCAGGAGAAAGACACGCAGACCAAACTGGAG ATGCTGTTCAAGAAGAACCTTTTTGAAATGGCCATCAACCTGGCTAAAAGTCACCACCTGGACAGTGATGGGTTGTCCGAGATCTTTCGCCAATACGGGGATCACCTGTACAACAAAGGCAACCACGATGGGGCTATTCAGCAATACCTCCG CACCATTGGGAAACTGGAGCCTTCTTACGTCATCCGCAAGTTCCTGGACGCCCAGCGGATACACAACCTGACCGCCTACCTGCAGATGCTGCACTTGCAATCGCTGGCCAACGCAGACCACACCACCCTGCTGCTCAACTGCTACACCAAGCTGAAGGACATCTGCAAGCTAGAGGAGTTCATCAAG ACCAGCGAGAGTGAGGTGCACTTCGACGTGGAGACAGCGATCAAGGTGCTTCGCCAGGCCGGCTGTTATTCGCATGCGGTGTACCTGGCTGAGAAGCACAAGCATCACGAGTGGTACCTGAAGATTCAGCTGGAAGATATCAAG AACTTCCAGGAGGCCCTGCGCTACATAGGCAAGCTCCCCTTCGAGCAGGCGGAGAGCAACATGAAGCGCTACGGCAAGATCCTCATGCGCCACATCCCCAATGAAACCACCGAACTGCTGAAGATCCTCTGCACGGACTATCGGCCAGCGAAAGAGCAGGAGGGGCCTGGCCTGCTGCCCGAGCGGAGG GCAAATCCGGATGAGTTCATCCCCATCTTCGCCAACAACCCCTGGGAACTGAAGGCCTTTTTGGAACACATGTCGGAGGTCCAGCCGGGCTCTAAGCAGGGCGTGTACGACACCTTGCTGGAGCTGCGTCTGCAGAACTGGGCTCACGAACAGGACCCGCAG GCCAAGGAGAAGCTGCACCAGGAGACCATCCTCTTGCTGAAGAGTGGGAAGTTCCAGGCGGTCTTTGACAAGGCCCTGGTCCTCTGCCAGATGCACAACTTCAAGGCCGGGATCCTGTACCTCTACGAGCAGCACAAGCT CTTCCAGCAGATCATGCACTACCACATGCAGAACGGGCAGCACCAGAAGGTGGTGGAGGTCTGCGAGCGGCACGGGGAGCAAGAGTCCAGCCTCTGGGAACAGGCGCTGGGCTACTTCGcccacaaggaggaggaggaggactgcaaGGAGCACCTGGCGGCCGTGCTGGGGCGCATCGAGGCCAAGCACCTCATGCCGCCTCTGCTGG TGGTTCAAACTTTGGCTCACAATTCGACGGCCACCCTGTCAGTCATTAAGGATTATCTGGTCAGCAAGCTGCAGAGACAGAGTGGCCAGATAGAGCAGGATGAACAGAAGATCCAGAAATACCGGGAGGAGACCAAGCGCATCCGCCAGGACATTGAAGAACTGAAGACCAG CCCCAAGATATTCCAGAAGACCAAGTGCAGCATTTGCACCAGCGCCCTGGAGCTGCCCTCGGTCCACTTCCTGTGCGGCCATTCTTTCCACCAGCACTGCTTCGAGAGCTACTCGGAGAGCGGGTCAGAGTGCCCCACCTGCCTTCCTGAGAACCGGAAGGTCATGGACATGATCCGCGCCCAGGAGCAGAAGCAAGACCTGCACGACCAGTTCCAGCACCAG CTGAAGTATTCCAGCGACAGCTTCTCCGTGGTGGCCGACTACTTTGGCCGTGGCGTTTTCAACAAACTCACCCTCATCACAGACCTCCCTCCGAGCAAATCTGTCGCGGCCCTGGAGGCCGGCTTGCAGCGGGACCTGCTGGTCAAGACCAAGAGGAGCACCTAG